CAACCTCCCCAGCTCCATACAAAGCCAGGATGGGATCAGGAGCATtgcccagctctgcacaagCTCACACCTGCCCCCAAAGACAACTGAGACCATGGGAGCTGCTCAAAGACTCACAACCAAACTTCAGGCAAGAAAGACTCCTACCGTCATAGTCAATCCTGCCATCATTGTTTTTGTCCCCATCTTTCATCAGTTCTTCTATGTCATCCTCAGTGATCGTCTCTCCAGTTGCCTGCAGCATGATCTTCAGTTCTTCAAGATCGATGTAGCCATCAGCATTCCTGTGTGAGCACAGAGGAGCTTAGGAAGGGACCCGCACACTGGGGAGGTGAGCTGGGGCCATCTCACCTCTCCCATCACCCACACTGTGGCTGTGGTTCTTACTTATCAAACATCCTGAAGAGATCTGAAAGTTcctcttcagtttttcctttgctgtcatCTTTCATACACCGGACCATCATAACAAGGAACTCATCGAAGTCCACGGTGCCGCTGCCTGTGTGCAGAATGAACACCGTCAGGCAGTGGGTGCACAGGTAAAGCCAAGTGAGAGGACAAAGTTCCTGCTAGGAACTGCAGGACCGAActcagagagcagctctgtggcagGAGGCAGCTTGCAGGCTGGAGTGAGCAACTGAAACCATGGATTGAATTCATTGCTCTTGGTTTTTTTACCTTTTGTAGCCATTTTGCCCCAGCAAACCAAATATACTGCAAAACAGGACTGGAAGCTTTGATGAATGTGAATTCCTACCCTGGAGGCACCTGTCCATCTCATTAATAATGAAAACTCCAGCAGGCAGGTATTCATGCACTATTTTTGCACCAGCAGCGTAGCACTGTTGTTTTCAATGGCACTAAGGCTTTGCATGATTTGGGGccacttttctgttttccagtttcttgGCACAGTCTTTCCCTCCAGCCTGCACACTGGTTTTGTGTGCACACACTGATTTGATCAGTATACGTGTTTATGTCCATATATGTTAGAGCGGTGAAAGACTTTCCTGCTGATAAATGTTGACAAATTGTGACATTTATGCAATACCAGTTACTACCAAATTGGTTCAAGTAGTCTGGCCACGACAGTCAGAATCATTTTTATAGTGTTTATTAGTCTGGAAATTCCCTGTAGGAACCACACAGAAGCGTGGGGTGCATTCAGGATCTATCATAACCCCAGCTCCAGGCTCTCAGCAGGCGCTGTGTCCCGCATGGATCCTGCCTGAGGcccacaggcagcagggagCACTGAGCAACAGGACAGGGCTTCAAATGAGGAAACCAGAACCTCTCACCATCCTCATCCACCTCATCGAtcatctcctgcagctcctcggGGGTGGGGTTCTGCCCCAGCATCCTCATCACCTTCCCCAGCTCCTTGGTGCTGATGCAGCCATCCTCTGCCCCCAGCACGAAGATGTCGAAGGCAGCCTTAAACTCTGAGAAGAGAATGGAGAGATGTGTGGGTTCTGTCCCCCAGGCTGGGGGTTTGCCCGGTGGGAACACCCGGGGGACACAGAAGCTGCCTGTGATGTGATCCTAGTGGATCAAGAGCCCTGGGAGCTCCTCCTCA
The DNA window shown above is from Coturnix japonica isolate 7356 chromosome 12, Coturnix japonica 2.1, whole genome shotgun sequence and carries:
- the TNNC1 gene encoding troponin C, slow skeletal and cardiac muscles, with the translated sequence MDDIYKAAVEQLTEEQKNEFKAAFDIFVLGAEDGCISTKELGKVMRMLGQNPTPEELQEMIDEVDEDGSGTVDFDEFLVMMVRCMKDDSKGKTEEELSDLFRMFDKNADGYIDLEELKIMLQATGETITEDDIEELMKDGDKNNDGRIDYDEFLEFMKGVE